The Tripterygium wilfordii isolate XIE 37 chromosome 17, ASM1340144v1, whole genome shotgun sequence genome has a window encoding:
- the LOC119982168 gene encoding zinc finger MYM-type protein 1-like: protein MENQGRKKGKTIISFFNKKRGEETSTSVDIPMTTTESQPHAKVPRIAFDENDLERDPGLRIPIWSHPVYNKDEVRRAYIKWGPNQPVLANYPRTKSGGQNQRFQQSWFIKFPWLEYSISKDAAFCFPCFVFQDREPLHPAFTVNGFNSWKRVNNGAKCVFLAHMGGPTSPHNNAVRNVEALKNISRHIDKVMNVQSLENVKKNRLCLKTTIDSVRWLTLQGCALRGHDESLTSKNRGNLVELISLMGKLNVEIDDVVLEKAPGNAKYTSHLIQKDILHILSTKVRNKIREEVGNARFCILVDEAKDVSNREQMAIILRFVDIHGYLQERFFEIVHVEDTCALTLKNQISQVLTRHNLHIKDLRGQGYDGASNMRGAWNGLQVLFRSDCEYAYYVHCFAHRLQLALVAAAEKEISVWLFFSKLTCIVNLVSASPKRYTELRSTQASEIECDIASGERETGKGANQIGTLHRAGTTRWSSHFDSICSLIDMYGATIIVLRSLVKEGATNKICGEVGGCLMSM, encoded by the coding sequence ATGGAAAATCAAGGACGGAAAAAAGGGAAAACTATTATCTCCTTCTTCAACAAGAAACGTGGAGAAGAAACATCAACAAGTGTTGATATTCCTATGACTACTACAGAATCTCAACCTCACGCCAAGGTTCCAAGGATTGCATTTGATGAGAATGATCTTGAACGAGATCCTGGACTACGTATTCCAATATGGAGTCATCCTGTTTATAATAAAGATGAAGTTAGACGTGCTTATATCAAATGGGGACCAAATCAACCTGTCTTGGCAAACTATCCGAGGACTAAAAGCGGAGGTCAAAACCAACGATTTCAACAAAGTTGGTTCATAAAATTTCCATGGTTAGAGTACTCTATTTCAAAGGATGCAGCATTTTGCTTTCCGTGCTTCGTTTTTCAAGATCGCGAACCTCTACATCCTGCTTTTACCGTTAATGGTTTCAATAGTTGGAAGAGAGTGAACAATGGGGCCAAATGTGTATTCTTAGCACATATGGGAGGTCCTACTTCCCCACACAATAATGCAGTGAGAAATGTTGAGGCATTGAAGAATATATCTCGGCACATCGATAAAGTCATGAATGTTCAAAGTTTGGAAAATGTTAAGAAAAATCGGTTATGTCTTAAGACTACCATTGATAGTGTTCGGTGGCTTACTTTACAAGGATGCGCTTTGAGAGGTCATGATGAATCTTTAACATCAAAGAACCGTGGTAATCTAGTTGAGTTGATTAGTTTGATGGGAAAGTTGAATGTTGAGATTGATGATGTTGTCTTAGAAAAGGCTCCAGGGAATGCAAAATATACGTCTCACTTGATCCAAAAGGATATTTTGCATATCCTATCCACAAAAGTGAGAAACAAAATTCGTGAGGAAGTTGGGAATGCAAGGTTTTGTATTTTGGTTGATGAAGCAAAGGATGTATCGAATAGAGAACAAATGGCGATTATTCTGAGATTTGTGGATATTCACGGATACTTACAAGAACGATTTTTTGAGATTGTGCATGTTGAAGATACTTGTGCTTTAACtctaaagaatcaaatatcaCAAGTTCTCACTCGACACAATTTGCACATCAAAGATTTACGAGGTCAGGGATATGATGGTGCCAGCAATATGCGTGGTGCATGGAACGGATTGCAAGTTTTATTTCGCAGTGATTGTGAGTATGCATACTATGTTCATTGTTTTGCTCATCGTCTACAACTTGCTTTAGTTGCAGCTGCCGAGAAAGAGATTTCAGTTTGGctattcttttcaaaattgaCTTGCATTGTTAATCTTGTTAGTGCTTCTCCTAAGCGGTATACCGAGTTACGATCTACCCAAGCTTCTGAGATTGAATGTGACATAGCTAGTGGTGAACGTGAGACCGGTAAAGGGGCTAATCAGATTGGTACTTTGCATAGAGCTGGTACTACTCGATGGagctcacattttgactccatTTGTAGTTTGATAGATATGTATGGTGCAACTATTATTGTGCTTCGATCTTTGGTTAAAGAAGGAGCTACAAATAAAATTTGTGGGGAAGTTGGTGGTTGTTTAATGTCGATGTAG
- the LOC119981774 gene encoding reticulon-like protein B5 — MAEHSENPIESVIEKISEKIYDHDSSSSSDSDSDSEKPASPSSVKAKIYRLFGREKPVHIVLGGGKPADVFLWRNKKISASTLGGATAIWILFELIEYHLLTLVCHILIFLLAILFLWSNAHTFINKTPPRIPEVHLPEEPFFQVASALRIEINWAFATLRDIASGKDLKKFLIVIAAFWVLSIVGSWCNFLTLFYISFVLLHTVPVLYEKYEDKVDPFAEKAMNEIKKQYAVFDVKVLSKIPKVPLKSKTT, encoded by the exons ATGGCGGAGCACTCTGAAAACCCCATCGAATCGGTCATTGAGAAGATAAGCGAGAAGATATATGATCACGACTCGTCGTCGTCTTCGGACTCGGACTCAGACTCAGAGAAGCCGGCGTCTCCCTCTTCTGTGAAAGCCAAGATTTACCGCTTGTTCGGGAGGGAGAAACCTGTCCACATAGTTCTCGGGGGAGGAAAGC CCGCTGATGTGTTCTTGTGGAGGAACAAGAAGATCTCAGCCAGTACGCTTGGTGGAGCCACTGCAATATGGATCCTTTTTGAATTGATTGAATATCACCTGCTTACTCTAGTCTGCCATATTCTGATATTTTTGCTTGCAATTTTGTTCTTGTGGTCCAATGCCCATACTTTTATCAACAA GACCCCTCCTCGCATCCCCGAAGTTCATCTTCCAGAGGAGCCATTCTTCCAGGTTGCTTCTGCGTTGAGAATTGAGATAAATTGGGCTTTTGCAACTTTGCGGGATATTGCATCTGGAAAAGATTTGAAGAAGTTTCTCATT GTTATAGCTGCCTTCTGGGTCCTGTCAATTGTGGGAAGTTGGTGCAACTTCTTGACGTTGTTTTACATCT CTTTTGTTTTGCTGCACACAGTACCTGTTCTGTATGAGAAGTATGAAGATAAGGTCGATCCATTTGCAGAAAAGGCAATGAATGAGATCAAAAAGCAGTATGCAGTTTTTGATGTCAAGGTTCTAAGTAAGATTCCGAAAGTCCCATTGAAATCAAAGACCACTTAG